In a genomic window of Diorhabda carinulata isolate Delta chromosome 8, icDioCari1.1, whole genome shotgun sequence:
- the LOC130897444 gene encoding uncharacterized protein LOC130897444, translating to MDIRQFFNKKRAIDSVPDTSGSNSKSQKNADGSTNLSSLTSSSAPDLAPKGKDIKQIILANYPKQENNRSFQVNWYKRFLWLEYSQELNAAFCYACRQFQPNGSKGHTVYTYSGFSNWKNATDLKNGFPAHEKTAVHIKAMQMWNEKRIRDLTGTAVSTLINSDILQKYRYYVESIAEIIQFLTVNELALRGNYDIEHEQERGLFLNLFKYTIKKDEKLAECLPHIPQNAKYTSPDIQNEIIAILAEMVREQVVGDLKTADVPWFTLLEDGTKDKNNRENVSIGVRYVKNGKVFESLLGIYTTEKLDAKTFTNMTLNILNDNGIDTKHLLSQCYDGASVMSGHKGGVAALIQKSLGRFIPYVHCFNHRLHLVVVRTISEIDSIKHFFDQTVMLHEFFGHGKVAAIYRGKSIGRLLEQRWSGHIAIVEVIFSNYTEILRSLDEFKNDRSFICWSVYLSVKSVGIKSVMLEYDFRFTLVFMKKLLGLLEPADSALQARTISLKEANEIIKSVKNKIRDLRTNETYQSLANEASQLLKDTEAIPTEKRVPKLSVTMKEYLIMEKLPFEMSNKPNASKSGIEAEFFESLDLVLSLLNERFSDNDELITAISSIELFDLEKIKYLEKLGISLPTLEELAVVKDYMHKKPKSDIFAELYKQREVFKNTHALFATVYTLGCSTAIF from the exons atggacataagacaattttttaataaaaaacgtgCTATTGACTCTGTACCTGATACATCGGGCAGTAATTCCAAAAGTCAGAAAAATGCTGATGGATCAACCAATTTATCCAGTTTAACCAGCAGTTCAGCTCCAGATCTGGCACCAAAAGGTAaggatataaaacaaataattctagCTAATTATCCCAAACAAGAAAATAACCGGTCTTTTCAAGTTAACTGGTATAAGAGATTTTTGTGGCTAGAATATTCCCAAGAGCTAAATGCTGCATTTTGTTATGCATGTCGTCAGTTCCAACCAAATGGAAGCAAAGGACACACGGTGTATACCTATTCCGGATTTAGTAACTGGAAAAATGCAACAGATCTTAAAAATGGATTTCCAGCGCATGAAAAAACGGCAGTTCACATTAAAGCTATGCAAATGTGGAACGAGAAAAGAATCAGAGACTTAACTGGCACTGCTGTGTCTACGCTTATCAATAgtgatattttacaaaaatacagATATTATGTTGAGTCGATTGCTGAGATAATTCAGTTTTTAACAGTAAATGAACTAGCTCTTCGGGGCAATTATGACATTGAGCATGAACAAGAGCGAggattattcttaaatttatttaaatatacaattaaaaaggACGAAAAATTGGCCGAATGTCTTCCACATATTCCTCAAAATGCTAAGTATACATCTCCTGATATTCAAAATGAGATAATAGCTATTTTAGCTGAAATGGTACGTGAACAAGTTGTTGGTGATCTAAAAACTGCAGATGTACCATGGTTTACATTACTTGAAGATGGCACAAAAGATAAAAACAACAGAGAAAATGTATCAATTGGAGTAAGATATGTCAAAAATGGTAAAGTGTTTGAATCTTTACTAGGTATTTACACTACAGAAAAGTTAGATGCCAAAACTTTCACAAATATGACACTTAATATTCTTAATGATAATGGAATAGATACAAAACACCTTCTTAGCCAATGTTATGACGGTGCTAGTGTTATGAGCGGCCATAAGGGGGGAGTAGCTGCTTTAATCCAAAAATCATTAGGACGTTTTATTCCATACGTACATTGCTTTAACCATCGTCTCCATCTTGTAGTTGTGCGAACTATTTCAGAAATAGATTCAATTAAACACTTCTTTGACCAAACTGTTATGTTACATGAATTTTTTGGACATGGAAAAGTGGCTGCTATTTATCGGGGAAAGTCTATTGGTAGACTATTGGAGCAGCGCTGGTCTGGGCATATAGCAATTGTTGaagttatattttcaaactacacTGAAATATTAAGATCATTggatgaatttaaaaatgatcGGTCATTTATCTGTTGGTCTGTGTATTTATCAGTCAAATCTGTTGGGATTAAATCAGTTATGTTGGAATACGACTTTAGATTCACCCTTGTTTTTATGAAGAAGTTACTTGGGCTCTTAGAACCTGCCGATTCAGCTTTACAAGCTCGTACAATTAGTCTAAAGGAAGccaatgaaattattaagtcagtaaaaaataaaattcgagaTCTAAGAACAAATGAGACTTATCAAAGTTTAGCCAATGAAGCTTCACAACTTTTAAAGGATACGGAAGCAATACCAACTGAAAAGAGAGTACCAAAGTTAAGCGTAACTATGAAGGAATATCTGATAATGGAAAAACTGCCGTTTGAAATGTCTAATAAACCAAATGCCAGTAAAAGTGGCATTGAAGCCGAATTTTTTGAGTCCTTGGACCTTGTATTATCCCTATTAAACGAGAGGTTCTCTGACAATGATGAACTAATTACTGCAATAAGTAGCATTGAGCTTTTTGATCTGGAGAAAATCAAATATCTGGAAAAGTTGG ggATTTCACTACCAACTCTGGAGGAGTTGGCAGTAGTCAAGGATTACATGCACAAGAAACCAAAGTCAGATATTTTTGctgaattatataaacaaagggaagtatttaaaaatacacaCGCCCTGTTTGCGACAGTATATACCCTTGGGTGTAGTACTGCA ATATTCTAA